A single window of Syntrophales bacterium DNA harbors:
- a CDS encoding HAD family hydrolase has protein sequence MQNDGKKQAAIFLDRDGTINEEVGYLDQPEKLRMIPGAARAIRLINKSGLKAIVVTNQSGVARGFFDEAMVAAIHEKMQKFLEAKGAWIDRFYYCPHHPTDGMGSYLQECSCRKPAPGMLLRAAEELALSLNDSYIIGDTLKDIEAGGRAGVPGVLVQTGYGAESAAALAGFDREKAGVYHPVYVATTLEEAVRWIIADQGREKR, from the coding sequence ATGCAAAACGACGGGAAAAAACAGGCCGCAATTTTTCTGGACCGTGATGGGACAATTAACGAAGAGGTCGGCTATCTGGACCAGCCGGAGAAGCTCCGCATGATTCCTGGCGCGGCCCGGGCAATCCGCCTGATCAACAAAAGCGGCCTGAAGGCCATTGTTGTCACAAACCAGTCTGGGGTTGCCCGCGGTTTTTTTGATGAGGCGATGGTCGCGGCGATCCACGAGAAAATGCAGAAATTTTTGGAAGCAAAAGGGGCCTGGATCGACCGCTTCTACTACTGCCCGCACCACCCGACTGACGGAATGGGAAGCTATCTGCAGGAGTGCTCCTGCCGGAAGCCGGCGCCGGGGATGCTGCTGCGGGCGGCAGAGGAGCTGGCCCTTTCACTTAATGATTCCTATATCATCGGCGACACGCTGAAGGATATCGAGGCGGGCGGGCGAGCCGGCGTTCCGGGGGTGCTGGTGCAGACAGGATACGGCGCGGAATCCGCCGCGGCGCTCGCCGGTTTCGACCGGGAAAAAGCCGGGGTGTACCATCCGGTGTATGTAGCGACAACCCTTGAGGAGGCGGTCAGGTGGATAATCGCCGACCAGGGCAGGGAGAAACGGTGA
- a CDS encoding twin-arginine translocation signal domain-containing protein: MKKRELDKETKATGVSRRNFLTAAAAVTAGAATLGFPSILKAQGPINMRWQSTWPTKDIFHEYALDYAKKVNDMTGGDLKIEVLPAGSVVPAFNLLDAVSKGTLDGGHGVMVYHYGKQNALALWGSGPAFGMDANMLLAWNKYGGGKELAAKLYASLGANVVSFPYGPMATQPLGWFKKPITKLSDFKGMKFRTVGISIDVFTGLGAAVNALPGGEIVPALDRGLLDGAEFNNASSDRLLGFPDVSKVCMLQSYHQNAESFEILFNKTKFDALPGKMKAIIENAVEAASADMWWKSCDRYSQDYLELQTKDKVKFYKTPDSILNTELTAYDAAAAKKAAGNQMFKDIEASQKKFAARVVKWDMDTNVNRRMAYNHYFGAKKAAAKK; this comes from the coding sequence ATGAAGAAGAGAGAACTGGACAAAGAAACAAAGGCTACTGGCGTATCACGCCGCAATTTCCTGACTGCCGCGGCCGCGGTTACGGCCGGCGCGGCAACCCTGGGTTTCCCGTCGATACTCAAGGCGCAGGGGCCGATCAACATGCGTTGGCAGAGCACATGGCCCACCAAGGACATCTTTCACGAATACGCCCTTGATTATGCCAAAAAGGTGAACGACATGACCGGCGGGGATCTGAAGATCGAGGTGCTGCCGGCTGGTTCCGTTGTTCCTGCCTTTAACCTGCTGGATGCGGTCTCCAAGGGGACGCTCGACGGCGGTCATGGCGTGATGGTTTATCATTACGGAAAACAGAACGCCCTGGCGCTCTGGGGATCAGGCCCCGCTTTCGGCATGGATGCGAACATGCTCCTTGCCTGGAACAAGTACGGCGGCGGCAAGGAACTGGCGGCCAAGCTCTACGCCTCACTGGGCGCGAATGTCGTCTCCTTCCCCTACGGTCCGATGGCGACCCAGCCGCTCGGCTGGTTCAAGAAACCGATCACCAAGCTTTCCGACTTCAAGGGAATGAAGTTCCGCACCGTCGGCATTTCCATTGACGTTTTCACCGGTCTGGGCGCTGCGGTGAATGCGCTCCCCGGCGGCGAGATTGTTCCGGCCCTGGATCGCGGCCTGCTGGATGGGGCGGAGTTCAACAATGCCTCTTCCGACCGTCTTCTCGGGTTCCCCGATGTTTCCAAGGTCTGCATGCTCCAGAGCTACCACCAGAACGCGGAGAGTTTCGAGATTCTCTTCAACAAGACCAAGTTCGATGCCCTACCCGGCAAGATGAAGGCGATCATCGAAAACGCCGTCGAGGCGGCTTCGGCAGATATGTGGTGGAAGTCATGCGATCGTTACTCACAGGATTACCTTGAGTTGCAGACCAAGGACAAGGTAAAGTTCTACAAAACCCCCGACTCCATCCTGAATACCGAACTTACGGCCTATGATGCGGCGGCGGCGAAGAAGGCAGCCGGAAATCAGATGTTCAAAGATATAGAGGCGTCGCAGAAGAAGTTCGCCGCGCGCGTGGTCAAGTGGGATATGGACACCAACGTCAACCGGAGGATGGCTTATAACCACTATTTCGGGGCCAAAAAGGCCGCAGCAAAGAAGTAA
- the waaC gene encoding lipopolysaccharide heptosyltransferase I, with protein MDNRRPGQGETVNILIVKLSAIGDVIHTLPSLAALRRLWPEADITWVVEEAAADLLQDHPALNRVIVSGRKRWLKELRQGMIAKPFREMRAFLAELRSRKYDLVIDFHGLFKSAVIVFLSGGKRKLGYDSLQEGSRLFYNEKITEALEKHAVERYLDFVRYLACGDEKTCLSGTPEFRITIGENEKRKVSELLSKKIFGLSPLRPGNSVNRMPTKPQTVGTRDKSATLQQAHPPFIAVNPVAFWETKLWEDEKFARLGDLIWQELGITVVLTGGDAEPLEKIMKLMKTKALNLGGKTSLRELAALYKRAKIVVTTDSGPMHLAAAVGTPTVALFGPTDPVRTGPYGPGHRVIRTGINCSPCFRKKCPQPRCMTEISVEEVFNAVRKKLGETGTLQTTAKSAGIE; from the coding sequence GTGGATAATCGCCGACCAGGGCAGGGAGAAACGGTGAACATCCTGATTGTCAAGTTGAGCGCGATCGGCGACGTCATCCACACGCTGCCCTCGCTTGCCGCGTTGCGCCGCTTATGGCCGGAGGCCGACATCACCTGGGTGGTCGAGGAGGCGGCAGCCGATCTGCTCCAGGATCACCCCGCTCTGAACCGGGTGATCGTCTCGGGCCGGAAGCGCTGGCTAAAGGAATTGCGCCAGGGAATGATCGCCAAGCCGTTCAGGGAAATGCGTGCATTTCTTGCAGAACTGCGCTCGCGAAAATACGATCTGGTGATAGATTTTCACGGCCTGTTCAAAAGCGCCGTGATCGTTTTTTTGAGCGGCGGCAAACGAAAGCTGGGATATGACAGCCTCCAGGAGGGAAGCAGACTTTTCTACAACGAAAAGATAACGGAAGCGCTGGAAAAACACGCCGTCGAGCGCTATCTCGATTTTGTCCGCTACCTTGCCTGCGGGGATGAGAAAACCTGTCTTTCCGGGACGCCGGAATTCAGGATTACCATAGGTGAAAACGAAAAAAGGAAAGTAAGTGAGTTGCTCTCTAAAAAAATTTTCGGACTTTCCCCACTCCGGCCGGGGAACTCCGTCAACAGAATGCCCACCAAGCCACAAACAGTTGGAACCCGTGATAAAAGCGCTACTTTGCAACAGGCGCATCCGCCTTTTATCGCCGTCAATCCGGTTGCCTTCTGGGAAACAAAGCTCTGGGAAGACGAAAAGTTCGCCCGCCTGGGCGACCTGATCTGGCAGGAGCTGGGAATTACGGTCGTTCTGACCGGGGGAGACGCGGAACCACTGGAAAAAATTATGAAACTTATGAAAACAAAGGCGCTGAACCTCGGCGGCAAAACCTCCCTCCGGGAGCTCGCGGCGCTCTACAAAAGGGCAAAAATCGTGGTGACAACCGACTCCGGGCCGATGCACCTGGCCGCCGCGGTTGGAACGCCGACGGTTGCCCTCTTCGGTCCGACCGATCCCGTCCGCACGGGTCCCTATGGCCCTGGTCATCGCGTTATCCGTACCGGGATCAACTGCAGCCCCTGCTTCAGGAAGAAATGCCCGCAGCCCCGCTGCATGACGGAGATTTCAGTCGAAGAGGTTTTTAACGCTGTGCGCAAGAAACTGGGGGAAACAGGAACGTTGCAGACAACGGCGAAAAGCGCCGGCATCGAGTAA
- a CDS encoding TRAP transporter large permease subunit → MKKGAWFGISMIALVLIALFVLMPPFRQITNGHLGLLMLALIVVAIMLGFPTAFTLMGLGTMFAWFAYRSVDQNLAVQQTLDLMVQRAYWVMSNDVLISVPLFVFMGYLVERASLIQDLFKSLHLATTRIPGSLAVATVVTCAIFATASGIIGAVVTLMGLLAFPAMLKAGYNTRLAAGAVTAGGTLGILIPPSVLLILYGATAGVSVMQLYAGAFFPGLMLAGLYIAYIIIYSMINPKVAPPLSEEERYVPLPLFAEKIVKGGSNNVVTGLIGAIMGKRSADVPLKTLLNHLLIAFLPVLASVLIMGSVYLMVTKPEVVDTSGLQEMGSVATTDIASPEEGGLQEPEDAGGLQEPPAESGLQEPPAESGLAEPAAQEAAPESPQTAAAPAAPAPDAASVPAAASAAERLPAPLGYWLTLGLCVASLAVFYAIFTFVRLEIFKMMLTSFFPLSILIIGVLGSIIAGLATPTEAAAMGSSGALIMAIAYGRFNITMFKEAVFLTAKTSAMVCWLFVGSGIFAGAFALLGGQEIINTWVQSLNMSPVQFMLLAQAVIFLLGWPLEWTEIIIIFLPIFLPLLTHFNVDPLFFGLLVAMNLQTAFLSPPVAMAAFYLKGVSPPHVTLNQIFLGMLPFMAIQVFAIFLLYMFPAIGLWLPSLLYGH, encoded by the coding sequence ATGAAAAAAGGAGCATGGTTTGGAATCTCGATGATTGCCCTCGTTTTGATCGCCCTTTTTGTTCTGATGCCGCCTTTCAGACAGATAACGAACGGTCATCTGGGGCTTTTGATGCTGGCCTTGATCGTTGTGGCGATCATGCTCGGGTTTCCGACGGCGTTCACGTTGATGGGGCTCGGGACGATGTTTGCCTGGTTTGCCTACCGCAGCGTAGATCAAAATTTGGCGGTACAGCAAACTCTTGATTTGATGGTGCAGCGGGCCTACTGGGTGATGAGCAACGACGTTCTGATCTCGGTACCCCTTTTCGTCTTTATGGGCTATCTGGTCGAGCGGGCCAGCCTGATCCAGGATCTCTTCAAGAGCCTGCATCTGGCGACCACGCGCATTCCCGGATCGCTTGCCGTTGCCACTGTTGTTACCTGCGCGATTTTCGCCACCGCCTCGGGGATCATCGGCGCGGTGGTGACGCTGATGGGACTGCTCGCCTTTCCGGCGATGCTCAAAGCGGGATACAATACCCGACTTGCGGCAGGCGCAGTTACTGCCGGCGGCACACTCGGCATTCTGATCCCGCCGTCGGTACTGCTGATCCTCTACGGCGCCACCGCCGGCGTCTCGGTGATGCAGCTCTATGCCGGGGCCTTCTTCCCCGGTCTGATGCTGGCCGGGCTTTATATCGCCTACATCATCATCTACTCGATGATTAACCCCAAAGTTGCGCCGCCGCTCTCCGAAGAGGAAAGATATGTACCCCTTCCCCTGTTTGCCGAGAAGATCGTCAAGGGTGGGAGCAATAACGTTGTGACGGGATTAATCGGCGCGATCATGGGCAAGCGCAGCGCCGATGTTCCCCTGAAAACGCTGCTTAACCACCTCCTGATCGCGTTTCTGCCGGTGCTGGCGTCAGTGTTGATCATGGGGTCTGTCTATCTTATGGTTACAAAACCGGAAGTGGTGGACACATCCGGTTTGCAGGAAATGGGCTCTGTGGCTACTACGGATATCGCCTCACCGGAAGAGGGCGGTTTACAGGAACCGGAAGATGCCGGCGGCCTTCAGGAACCCCCTGCCGAATCTGGTTTGCAGGAACCTCCCGCCGAATCAGGACTGGCGGAACCGGCTGCGCAGGAAGCGGCGCCGGAGAGCCCCCAGACTGCCGCCGCGCCGGCTGCACCTGCCCCTGATGCGGCCTCGGTTCCCGCGGCTGCATCCGCCGCCGAGCGTCTGCCCGCCCCGCTGGGCTACTGGCTGACACTGGGACTCTGCGTGGCATCGCTTGCAGTTTTCTATGCAATCTTCACGTTTGTTCGTCTCGAGATATTCAAGATGATGCTCACCTCGTTTTTCCCCTTGTCCATTCTGATCATCGGGGTTCTCGGCTCCATCATTGCCGGTCTTGCGACCCCGACCGAGGCGGCGGCGATGGGCTCCTCCGGCGCCCTGATTATGGCGATTGCCTACGGGCGGTTCAATATTACGATGTTCAAGGAGGCGGTCTTCCTCACGGCAAAGACCTCGGCGATGGTCTGCTGGCTGTTTGTCGGTTCGGGGATCTTTGCCGGGGCGTTCGCGCTGCTTGGCGGGCAGGAAATCATCAATACCTGGGTGCAGTCGCTTAACATGTCGCCCGTGCAATTCATGCTGTTGGCGCAGGCCGTTATTTTTCTGCTGGGCTGGCCGCTGGAATGGACCGAGATAATCATTATTTTCCTGCCGATTTTCCTCCCGTTGCTGACACATTTTAACGTTGATCCGCTTTTCTTTGGTCTGCTGGTTGCAATGAACCTCCAGACGGCGTTTCTTTCGCCGCCGGTGGCGATGGCCGCATTCTACCTGAAGGGCGTTTCGCCGCCCCATGTGACGCTCAACCAGATATTCCTCGGGATGCTGCCGTTCATGGCGATTCAGGTATTCGCGATCTTTTTGCTGTACATGTTTCCTGCGATCGGGCTGTGGCTGCCGTCTTTGCTGTACGGGCATTAA
- a CDS encoding TRAP transporter small permease subunit: MQKILLTVDKISTFVGKIFAWLIVSLTLLITWEVFSRYALDNPHDWAFDGMIQMYGMLFMMAGAYTLSKNGHVRGDVLYGFFPPRVQASLDLTLYFVFFLPGVVALCWAGYNYAGESWRILEHSGMTADGPPIYQFKTVIPVAGAFLLLQGIVEMVRCVLCLKTGVWPSRQEDVEEVDVEKLKEQMNVKDEDIAKLDEFVTGKKGSGK, from the coding sequence ATGCAGAAAATTTTGCTTACCGTTGACAAGATCAGCACCTTTGTCGGGAAAATCTTCGCCTGGCTCATTGTGTCGCTTACGCTGCTTATCACCTGGGAGGTGTTCTCGCGCTACGCCCTTGACAACCCGCACGATTGGGCCTTTGACGGGATGATCCAGATGTACGGGATGCTTTTCATGATGGCGGGCGCCTACACCCTCTCGAAGAACGGCCACGTCCGGGGCGATGTTCTCTACGGGTTCTTTCCGCCGCGCGTGCAGGCCAGTCTTGACCTCACACTTTACTTTGTCTTTTTCCTGCCCGGGGTAGTCGCCCTCTGTTGGGCCGGCTACAACTATGCCGGAGAATCCTGGCGAATCCTTGAACACTCGGGGATGACCGCCGATGGCCCGCCCATTTACCAATTCAAGACGGTCATCCCGGTTGCCGGCGCCTTTCTGCTTTTGCAGGGCATTGTGGAAATGGTCCGCTGTGTCCTCTGCCTGAAGACCGGCGTCTGGCCGTCGCGGCAGGAGGATGTTGAGGAGGTCGATGTTGAAAAGCTGAAGGAGCAGATGAACGTCAAGGATGAGGATATTGCCAAGTTGGATGAGTTCGTGACGGGCAAGAAAGGGAGCGGCAAATGA
- a CDS encoding sensor histidine kinase yields the protein MEILLSLTQEMAVFVVIAYIYSKSPLFKSLTTASIRGRDRIYLYFVFSSLSVMGTYLGVPVQDAIANTRAIGPVLAGLLGGPVLGLAVGFTGGLHRFFLGGFTALSCGLSTTIEGGIGGLVHLYLYRKNRSDQTLNPKIAFMTAFGAEITQMIIILLVSRPYANAVALVQVIALPMILSNAIGAALFVNIIRDQKNMLDRIVASSYEKAFKIAERTLNILAGGINDDSAVELARIIHEETGVGSVAITDREKVIAFTGHGSDHHRPGDPIATHFTKTAIDENKVVFADGVTERYRCSLSGECPLHSVLVVPLHIDNDVIGTIQLFEPKDKKFLNMNKTLGEGITRLLSNQLLLARYELQKNLLVQSELKLLQAQVNPHFLFNALNTIIAILRIDSSRCKELLIHLSNFFRKNLKRGSDLSTLEEELDQVNSYLQIEKARFDDRLTLEIDIDPALLQVILPTFTLQPLVENAFKHGISNTIGQGIARIRAFRRNGRAIIEIEDNAGIFPEQKTGDGYGIKIVDKRLKCQFGDDAGVSISCEPDKFTRATVTLPLETKTS from the coding sequence ATGGAAATTCTCCTCAGTTTGACGCAGGAGATGGCTGTCTTTGTAGTTATTGCCTACATCTACTCCAAATCTCCGCTTTTCAAATCGCTGACGACCGCGTCTATCCGCGGACGCGATAGAATCTACCTCTATTTTGTTTTTTCCTCCCTGTCGGTTATGGGCACCTATCTGGGGGTCCCCGTCCAGGACGCCATCGCCAATACGCGGGCGATCGGTCCGGTATTGGCGGGCCTTCTCGGGGGGCCCGTTCTGGGACTGGCCGTCGGGTTCACGGGCGGACTCCACCGGTTTTTTCTGGGGGGATTTACCGCGCTCTCCTGCGGCCTTTCCACAACAATCGAGGGAGGAATCGGGGGGCTCGTTCATCTCTACCTCTACCGGAAGAACCGTTCCGACCAGACATTGAATCCGAAGATAGCCTTTATGACGGCGTTCGGCGCGGAGATAACGCAGATGATCATCATTCTGCTCGTTTCCCGTCCCTACGCCAATGCAGTCGCCCTGGTGCAGGTGATTGCGCTTCCGATGATCTTATCGAATGCAATCGGCGCCGCCCTGTTTGTAAACATCATCCGCGACCAGAAGAACATGCTTGACCGAATTGTCGCCTCCTCTTACGAAAAGGCCTTTAAAATTGCGGAACGGACGTTGAATATTCTTGCGGGGGGTATAAACGACGATTCGGCCGTAGAGCTGGCGAGGATCATCCACGAAGAGACGGGCGTCGGGTCGGTTGCCATAACCGACCGGGAGAAGGTCATTGCCTTTACCGGCCATGGTTCCGATCACCACCGGCCCGGCGACCCCATCGCCACGCATTTTACCAAAACGGCGATTGACGAAAACAAGGTCGTTTTTGCAGACGGTGTAACGGAGAGGTATCGCTGTTCGCTTTCCGGGGAGTGTCCCCTGCACTCCGTCCTGGTCGTTCCCCTCCATATCGATAATGACGTCATCGGTACGATCCAGCTCTTTGAGCCCAAAGACAAAAAATTTCTCAATATGAACAAGACGCTCGGCGAGGGGATTACCCGCCTCCTGTCGAATCAGCTTTTGCTGGCCCGTTATGAGCTGCAGAAAAACCTGCTGGTGCAGTCGGAACTGAAGCTCCTGCAGGCGCAGGTAAACCCGCATTTTCTGTTCAATGCGCTCAACACCATCATCGCCATCCTCCGGATCGATTCGTCGCGCTGCAAGGAGCTGCTGATCCATCTCTCCAATTTCTTCCGGAAAAATCTGAAGCGCGGGAGCGATCTGTCAACCCTTGAGGAGGAGCTCGACCAGGTAAATTCCTATCTGCAGATCGAAAAAGCCCGTTTTGACGACCGGCTGACCCTGGAGATCGACATTGACCCTGCGCTGCTGCAGGTAATTCTTCCCACTTTCACCCTCCAGCCCCTTGTCGAAAACGCTTTCAAACACGGCATTTCCAACACAATCGGACAGGGAATAGCCAGAATCAGGGCCTTTCGCAGGAACGGCCGGGCGATCATAGAAATAGAGGATAATGCCGGCATCTTTCCCGAACAGAAAACGGGCGACGGCTACGGGATAAAGATTGTTGACAAACGGCTTAAGTGTCAGTTTGGCGACGATGCGGGGGTTAGCATATCATGCGAACCTGATAAATTCACCCGGGCGACGGTTACGTTGCCGCTGGAGACGAAAACATCATGA
- a CDS encoding Trm112 family protein → MGIRKELLDILACPQCKGPLKLATGEDGLICEKCRLLYEIKDDIPIMLIEKAKPLPEP, encoded by the coding sequence ATGGGAATAAGGAAGGAATTGCTGGACATTCTGGCATGCCCCCAGTGCAAGGGGCCGCTGAAGCTGGCGACGGGGGAAGACGGCCTCATCTGCGAAAAATGCCGGCTGCTCTATGAGATAAAAGACGATATCCCGATCATGCTGATCGAAAAGGCCAAGCCGCTACCGGAGCCGTAA
- the btsR gene encoding two-component system response regulator BtsR, whose product MMRALIVDDEIYSREELEALLGETGEFSNVGKCANAPEAIRAINRERPDVLFLDVQMPVIDGFELLGMIDESMMPAVVFVTAYDAYALKAFEENALDYLLKPIEKGRLAKTVEKLKKRFGAGIKPVFALPNIEKIPCLHSSRIKLIKLADVEQVRSGETGVYVICAQGEFYTDLTLQVLEDKTELVRCHKQFLINIDQVDEITLRENGAAEIKTKSGRFVPVSRRYLKLLREKLLF is encoded by the coding sequence ATGATGCGCGCCCTGATCGTTGATGACGAAATCTATTCCCGTGAGGAGCTGGAGGCGTTGCTGGGCGAAACAGGGGAGTTCAGCAATGTCGGGAAGTGCGCCAATGCGCCGGAAGCGATCAGGGCCATCAATCGGGAAAGACCCGATGTTTTGTTCCTGGATGTGCAGATGCCAGTCATAGATGGGTTTGAACTGCTGGGCATGATTGATGAGTCAATGATGCCGGCAGTTGTCTTCGTAACCGCCTATGATGCGTATGCCCTTAAGGCCTTTGAAGAAAACGCCCTCGATTACCTGCTCAAACCGATCGAAAAGGGGAGACTTGCAAAAACCGTCGAAAAACTCAAAAAACGCTTCGGCGCCGGGATCAAACCAGTATTTGCGCTGCCGAATATCGAGAAAATTCCCTGCCTCCATTCCTCCCGGATCAAGTTGATCAAACTGGCGGATGTCGAGCAGGTCAGATCCGGCGAGACAGGGGTTTATGTGATCTGCGCGCAGGGAGAGTTCTATACGGATCTTACCCTCCAGGTTCTTGAGGATAAAACGGAACTTGTCCGGTGCCACAAGCAGTTCCTGATCAACATCGATCAGGTGGACGAAATCACCCTCCGCGAAAACGGCGCGGCGGAAATCAAGACAAAATCCGGTCGGTTTGTCCCGGTGAGCCGGAGATACCTGAAACTCCTTCGGGAGAAGCTGCTCTTTTAG
- a CDS encoding GNAT family N-acetyltransferase: protein MGDLQKIFNPRTIAVIGATDKEGSFGRAILENALASSNRTVYPINPHRSTVLDKACWPDIGSVPEEVDLAIVATPAATVPGVVEACGRAGVGGIIIISAGFRETGEAGARLEEEIIRINQAYKMRIVGPNCLGIIRPAVNLRATFLKGETEGGDIAFISDAGSFGRTLLDWGISSHIGFSMVVSLGSAIDVTFWDVIDFLFEDPNTKSIILYMEEVRGDVKRFVSAARCFARVKPIILLKPPGLKEGNCHGSTHSGMMACPEEVLDALFRRIGVVRVREAEDLFNAASILSSGNRPRGPRLAILTNAMGIGIIAAKQLLRSGGKLAELSAKTINALDGVLPSWWNRENPVHLLRDADVSRYASAVEIVLKDAGVDGILTVYTPQDFTNSEELAEALVSLCAKTDKPLLAAWMGGNDVQRGRELMREKGIPSYESAEAAVRAYIYMNQYERNLQILHETPAELPLDETPPKNHLKAIIRRSGRGDSLILTEDESQKFLRNYGIPVIATRTAGTIDAAIDAAREIGYPVVLKVASPDIVFRQDVGGVATAIDSETTLRSAFQRIMDGVSHFAPEALVRGVVVQKMLEHIDYELIIGARKDGHFGAVILFGHGGIGVEMLRDFSVGLPPLNQTLARLLMEETGVYRMLQGFRGKQPADLRQIEQILVGFSRMIVDFPEILEMDINPLAVCQGKAVVLDARILVDREALAAKSPPYSHLVIAPYPTRHVTPWRLKDGTELILRPIRPEDEPLEFEMLSTCSQETIRSRYYQNIKNISHAMLVRSCHIDYGRDMTIVAELRADKKRRLVGIGSLTVDVNGGNAGEFAIIVHDDFQKRGLASKLLDVLIGIAEEKGLKEFYGFLEPTNGRMTYLCEKLGMTRSRSADDLVRVSLPLDG from the coding sequence ATGGGAGATCTGCAGAAAATCTTCAATCCTCGGACAATTGCCGTAATCGGCGCTACCGACAAGGAAGGTTCGTTTGGGCGGGCAATTCTGGAAAACGCTCTTGCTTCCTCTAACCGCACAGTTTATCCGATTAACCCGCATCGCTCAACGGTTCTTGATAAAGCCTGCTGGCCGGATATAGGCTCTGTGCCGGAAGAGGTTGATCTGGCGATAGTCGCAACCCCTGCCGCCACCGTTCCCGGCGTGGTGGAAGCCTGCGGCCGGGCCGGCGTGGGAGGGATCATCATCATTTCGGCCGGTTTTCGCGAAACGGGAGAGGCGGGGGCCCGTCTCGAAGAGGAGATTATCCGCATTAACCAGGCGTACAAAATGAGGATCGTCGGCCCCAATTGTCTGGGGATCATCCGGCCGGCGGTAAATCTCAGGGCGACCTTCCTCAAGGGGGAAACGGAAGGCGGCGACATCGCGTTTATCTCGGACGCGGGGAGTTTCGGCAGGACCCTCCTCGACTGGGGGATCAGCTCCCATATTGGCTTCAGCATGGTCGTTTCCCTTGGTTCAGCGATAGATGTGACATTCTGGGACGTGATCGATTTTCTCTTTGAAGACCCGAACACGAAGAGCATCATTCTCTACATGGAAGAGGTGCGGGGGGATGTTAAGCGTTTCGTCAGCGCCGCCCGCTGCTTTGCCCGCGTCAAGCCGATTATCCTGCTCAAACCCCCGGGTCTGAAGGAGGGAAACTGTCATGGGTCCACCCATTCCGGGATGATGGCCTGTCCGGAAGAGGTTCTGGATGCCCTTTTCCGCCGCATTGGCGTGGTCAGGGTGCGCGAGGCGGAGGATCTCTTTAACGCGGCCAGCATTCTCTCTTCCGGGAATCGCCCCCGGGGGCCGCGTCTGGCAATCCTGACGAACGCCATGGGGATCGGGATCATCGCTGCTAAACAATTGCTCCGCTCCGGCGGAAAACTGGCCGAACTGTCAGCAAAAACCATCAATGCTCTGGACGGCGTTCTTCCTTCCTGGTGGAACCGGGAAAATCCCGTTCATCTGCTCCGCGATGCAGATGTATCCCGCTACGCGTCGGCGGTTGAGATTGTCCTCAAGGATGCGGGCGTGGACGGCATCTTGACGGTATATACGCCTCAGGATTTTACCAACTCGGAAGAGCTGGCGGAGGCGCTGGTCTCCCTTTGCGCAAAAACGGACAAGCCGCTGCTTGCGGCCTGGATGGGTGGAAACGATGTCCAGCGCGGGCGCGAGCTGATGCGAGAAAAGGGGATTCCCTCATACGAGTCGGCGGAGGCCGCCGTTCGCGCTTATATCTACATGAATCAGTACGAGCGCAATCTGCAGATTCTTCATGAAACGCCGGCGGAGCTCCCTCTCGATGAGACACCGCCGAAAAATCATCTCAAGGCGATTATCAGGCGCTCCGGGCGGGGAGATTCGTTGATTCTTACGGAGGATGAATCACAAAAGTTTCTCCGCAACTACGGCATCCCTGTGATTGCCACGCGAACAGCGGGAACCATCGATGCGGCCATCGACGCTGCCCGTGAAATAGGATACCCGGTGGTGCTAAAGGTTGCCTCGCCCGATATTGTCTTCAGACAGGACGTCGGGGGGGTGGCAACGGCGATCGACAGCGAAACAACACTCCGCAGCGCCTTTCAGCGAATCATGGACGGGGTAAGCCATTTTGCCCCCGAGGCGCTGGTGCGCGGGGTGGTCGTTCAGAAAATGCTGGAACATATAGATTACGAACTGATTATCGGGGCAAGAAAGGACGGTCATTTTGGCGCCGTCATCCTCTTCGGACACGGCGGCATCGGGGTGGAGATGCTGCGGGATTTTTCCGTCGGCCTGCCGCCCTTGAACCAGACGCTCGCCCGGCTGCTGATGGAGGAGACTGGCGTTTACCGTATGCTTCAGGGCTTCCGGGGAAAGCAGCCGGCCGATTTACGCCAGATCGAGCAGATACTGGTCGGTTTTTCCAGAATGATCGTCGATTTTCCCGAAATACTGGAAATGGATATAAACCCGCTGGCCGTCTGTCAGGGAAAGGCCGTCGTGCTGGACGCCCGGATCCTGGTGGATCGGGAGGCGTTGGCGGCAAAATCTCCGCCCTATAGCCACCTGGTCATTGCCCCTTATCCGACAAGACATGTAACCCCTTGGCGGCTGAAGGACGGCACGGAGCTGATCCTCCGCCCCATCCGCCCTGAGGATGAGCCTCTTGAATTCGAGATGCTTTCTACCTGTTCGCAGGAAACCATTCGCTCCCGCTATTATCAGAACATCAAAAACATCAGCCATGCGATGCTGGTCCGCTCCTGTCATATAGACTACGGTCGGGACATGACGATCGTCGCTGAGCTGCGCGCCGACAAAAAAAGGCGGCTTGTCGGCATCGGCAGCCTGACCGTTGACGTAAATGGCGGCAATGCGGGAGAATTTGCGATTATTGTGCACGACGATTTTCAGAAACGGGGCCTTGCATCCAAGCTCCTCGATGTGCTCATCGGCATCGCCGAGGAGAAGGGGCTGAAGGAATTCTATGGATTTCTGGAGCCGACGAATGGCCGGATGACTTATCTGTGCGAAAAGCTCGGAATGACCCGCAGCCGTTCTGCCGACGACCTGGTCCGGGTCTCTCTGCCCTTAGACGGGTAA